In a single window of the Niabella ginsenosidivorans genome:
- a CDS encoding Gfo/Idh/MocA family protein yields the protein MKHVKSRRQFLKSSVKISAGALLLPRAPLIVPASFFTKDAPSNKINIGQIGCGRIAVTHDLAETFKHDAARITAMADVDRYRLENGKSRIEGWYAKKTGRSNYIDIKIYDNYQELLAQKDIDAVIISTPDHWHAQPAMEAALAGKHIYLQKPTSLTIEEGRSMSDVVRRSGVTFQLGSQQRSVSPWPQFKRACELVRNGRIGKLHTVHVGLPADPPGGNTTEMPVPAGFNYDLWLGSTPYIYYTQDRVHNQKYIESRGGWLRMEQFGAGMITGWGVHHIDIAHWGMDTELTGPIEVEGTAVFPKTGLWNVHGDYEVTAKYANGVTLLINSKNPNGVRFEGSNGWIFVSRGDVGVTATDPGGKQQEAFKASDPKILTSVIGPNETHLYESPEQHANWLNCIINKKPTISPAEVAHRSCSACLVAHAAMKMGARLYWDPQKEVFKDNIEANKLLSRPQRAPYGTNYVLDKIKNK from the coding sequence ATGAAACATGTAAAAAGCAGAAGACAGTTTCTCAAAAGTTCCGTCAAAATTTCGGCGGGTGCGCTGCTGCTTCCCCGGGCACCCTTGATTGTTCCCGCTTCCTTTTTTACAAAAGATGCCCCCAGTAATAAGATCAACATCGGGCAGATCGGTTGCGGGCGTATTGCTGTTACGCATGACCTGGCAGAAACCTTCAAACATGATGCAGCAAGAATTACTGCCATGGCTGATGTTGACCGTTACCGCCTTGAAAACGGTAAAAGCCGTATTGAAGGGTGGTATGCAAAGAAAACCGGCCGTTCAAATTATATTGATATAAAAATTTATGACAACTATCAGGAGTTACTGGCTCAAAAAGATATTGACGCGGTCATCATAAGCACACCGGATCACTGGCATGCGCAACCCGCCATGGAGGCGGCTTTGGCGGGCAAGCACATTTATTTGCAAAAGCCTACTTCCCTTACCATTGAAGAAGGCCGGTCTATGAGCGATGTGGTGCGCAGGTCCGGCGTCACCTTTCAGTTAGGCAGCCAGCAACGCTCAGTCAGCCCCTGGCCCCAGTTTAAGAGGGCCTGTGAACTGGTACGGAACGGCCGCATCGGAAAACTACATACAGTCCATGTTGGCCTGCCTGCTGACCCGCCGGGCGGCAACACAACAGAAATGCCTGTTCCTGCAGGTTTTAACTATGATCTGTGGCTGGGCTCTACTCCATACATTTACTATACGCAAGACCGTGTACATAACCAGAAATATATTGAGTCGCGCGGAGGATGGCTGCGGATGGAGCAGTTTGGCGCAGGCATGATCACCGGCTGGGGCGTACATCACATTGATATAGCGCACTGGGGCATGGATACGGAACTCACCGGGCCCATTGAAGTTGAGGGTACCGCAGTATTTCCAAAAACCGGTTTATGGAATGTACACGGTGATTATGAAGTAACGGCAAAATATGCCAACGGCGTCACCCTGCTCATCAACAGTAAAAACCCAAATGGCGTCCGGTTTGAGGGCAGCAATGGCTGGATCTTCGTTTCAAGGGGCGATGTGGGCGTAACCGCTACCGATCCCGGTGGCAAGCAACAGGAGGCATTTAAAGCAAGCGATCCTAAAATATTAACCTCAGTAATAGGTCCTAATGAAACACACTTATATGAAAGCCCGGAGCAGCATGCCAACTGGCTCAATTGCATCATCAATAAAAAACCAACCATCAGCCCCGCAGAAGTGGCGCACCGTTCCTGCAGCGCATGCCTTGTAGCGCATGCCGCTATGAAAATGGGCGCCCGGCTCTACTGGGATCCGCAAAAGGAGGTCTTTAAAGATAATATTGAAGCTAATAAGCTGCTTTCAAGACCGCAACGCGCACCTTACGGAACAAATTATGTACTGGATAAAATAAAAAACAAATGA
- a CDS encoding putative oxidoreductase C-terminal domain-containing protein: MKPLTLFCMLAILITACKNKKTEQAANKELIRLLTLDPGHFHAALVQKEMYPNVDSNVYVYAPQGQDLDLHLKRIDAYNARSEHPTHWNEHVYTGFDFFNKMITEKKGNVVVMSGNNLKKAEYIYNTIDAGMNVLADKPMAIDKAGFELIKNAFAKASQKNVFLYDIMTERFEATNELQRAFARIKTLFGDLEKGTPDNPAVTKESVHYLYKSVSGTVLQRPAWFFDISRQGEGTVDVATHLVDLAQIECFPEQALDYQKDIELLSAKRWTTPVTLSQFAEITKEPAFPDYLKNNVSSDTVLNTYFNGSFTYKLRGVTIKITATWAYKAPEGSGDTYYSALRGTRASLIIRQGPEQHYHPVLYIEPAKKKDADFEKDLNNALAEIQANYPGIAIKKAVKGWQVLVPEKYDTGHEAHFGQVMQQYLRFLKEKKMPEWEVPNMIAKYYTTTSALEIAKKSGTK, translated from the coding sequence ATGAAACCATTAACGCTATTTTGCATGCTGGCAATACTGATCACCGCCTGCAAAAACAAAAAAACAGAGCAGGCAGCAAACAAAGAGCTGATCAGGCTTCTAACACTGGACCCCGGTCATTTTCATGCTGCATTGGTACAAAAAGAAATGTACCCGAATGTAGACAGTAATGTGTATGTATACGCCCCTCAAGGTCAGGACCTGGATCTTCATTTAAAAAGGATAGATGCCTACAATGCACGCTCAGAGCATCCTACCCACTGGAACGAGCACGTATATACAGGCTTCGATTTTTTCAATAAAATGATCACTGAAAAAAAAGGGAATGTGGTGGTAATGAGCGGCAACAATCTAAAAAAAGCGGAATATATCTACAATACGATAGACGCGGGGATGAATGTACTGGCTGATAAACCAATGGCCATCGACAAAGCGGGTTTTGAGCTGATCAAAAATGCTTTCGCCAAGGCGTCTCAAAAAAATGTTTTCCTGTATGATATCATGACAGAACGGTTTGAGGCTACCAATGAATTACAGCGTGCATTTGCCCGTATAAAAACGCTGTTCGGGGATCTTGAAAAAGGCACTCCGGACAATCCGGCCGTTACCAAAGAAAGCGTTCATTACCTGTATAAATCAGTTTCAGGTACCGTACTGCAACGACCAGCCTGGTTCTTTGATATCTCCCGGCAGGGAGAAGGCACGGTAGATGTGGCTACTCATCTTGTGGATCTGGCACAGATCGAGTGTTTCCCGGAACAGGCCCTGGATTACCAGAAAGATATTGAACTACTTTCTGCAAAACGATGGACAACGCCCGTAACGCTAAGCCAGTTTGCTGAAATAACAAAAGAACCCGCTTTCCCTGATTACCTGAAAAACAATGTAAGCAGCGATACGGTTTTAAACACTTATTTTAATGGATCCTTTACCTATAAGCTCCGGGGTGTTACTATTAAGATAACCGCTACCTGGGCCTATAAAGCGCCGGAAGGGTCAGGCGATACCTATTATTCGGCACTGCGGGGCACAAGGGCTTCTTTAATTATCCGCCAGGGACCGGAGCAGCATTATCACCCCGTTTTATATATAGAGCCGGCAAAAAAGAAGGATGCGGATTTTGAAAAAGACCTGAACAACGCCTTAGCAGAAATACAGGCAAATTATCCCGGCATCGCAATAAAGAAAGCCGTAAAGGGATGGCAGGTACTTGTTCCTGAGAAATACGATACCGGTCACGAAGCGCATTTCGGGCAGGTAATGCAGCAATACCTCCGGTTCTTAAAAGAAAAGAAAATGCCCGAATGGGAAGTGCCGAACATGATCGCAAAATATTATACGACCACATCCGCCCTTGAAATTGCCAAAAAATCCGGGACAAAATAA
- a CDS encoding DUF6807 domain-containing protein, whose translation MNRFLSFVLACFIVAPYGANAQRINSWQVTTTGKENFAIPMSIDLDAITFEADSTLQLVETTGGKRIPVPFQTETNGRRRLCWLLTPGRQRTRSYELVKGKSAPAPSMAPLIENGAVTLRNGNQSLLRYHFETVYPPKGVDTAYKRSGFIHPLWTPNGEELTRINAPDHYHHWGLWNPWTHVLFEKDTVDFWNLKDRKGTVRFGGFAGIFSGAVYSGYQALHQHIVFKKDGSEKTAMNELQTVKVYRSEEPDAGYYIMDITVQLSCAGNSPVKLLEYRYGGLGIRATAAWNKDNSIIFTSEGKDRKEADGSTAKWCVAEGRLNRQYGGLEMMSYPANYNYPEPLRVWPENMNQRGDVFLNFSPTKNKDWLLEPGRQYLLRYRFLVFNNRLTKEKAEEAWQAFAHPPKIHINQPVKK comes from the coding sequence ATGAACAGATTTTTATCTTTTGTACTGGCCTGTTTTATCGTTGCTCCTTACGGGGCCAATGCACAACGGATCAATAGCTGGCAGGTCACTACCACCGGTAAAGAAAATTTCGCGATTCCAATGAGCATCGACCTGGATGCCATTACTTTTGAAGCAGACAGTACGCTCCAACTGGTTGAAACCACCGGAGGTAAAAGAATACCCGTTCCTTTTCAAACAGAAACAAACGGAAGGCGCAGGCTCTGTTGGCTGCTCACTCCCGGCAGGCAAAGGACCCGCTCGTATGAACTGGTAAAAGGAAAGAGCGCCCCTGCCCCGTCAATGGCACCGCTTATTGAAAACGGTGCCGTTACGCTCAGGAACGGGAATCAGTCTTTATTGCGTTATCATTTTGAAACCGTATACCCGCCAAAAGGAGTGGACACCGCGTATAAACGCAGCGGGTTTATACATCCCCTCTGGACGCCCAACGGAGAAGAGCTTACCCGCATCAACGCGCCTGATCATTACCACCACTGGGGGCTATGGAACCCCTGGACACATGTTTTATTTGAAAAAGACACTGTTGACTTCTGGAACCTGAAGGACCGGAAAGGCACCGTTCGCTTCGGGGGATTTGCAGGCATTTTTAGCGGTGCTGTTTATTCCGGGTATCAGGCATTGCATCAGCACATCGTTTTTAAAAAAGACGGATCAGAAAAAACAGCAATGAACGAATTGCAAACCGTAAAGGTCTATCGTTCCGAAGAACCGGATGCGGGCTATTATATCATGGATATCACTGTTCAGCTCAGCTGCGCCGGCAACAGCCCGGTAAAGCTGCTGGAATACCGTTATGGTGGTCTGGGAATACGGGCAACCGCTGCCTGGAACAAAGATAACAGTATTATTTTCACATCAGAAGGAAAAGACCGTAAAGAAGCTGATGGCAGCACGGCAAAGTGGTGTGTTGCAGAAGGCCGGCTCAACCGGCAATACGGCGGGCTGGAAATGATGAGTTATCCCGCCAACTACAATTACCCCGAACCCCTGCGCGTATGGCCTGAAAATATGAACCAGCGGGGAGATGTATTCCTCAACTTTTCTCCAACAAAAAACAAGGACTGGTTGCTGGAGCCCGGGAGGCAATACCTTTTGAGATACCGGTTCCTTGTATTTAACAACCGGCTTACAAAAGAAAAAGCAGAAGAAGCCTGGCAGGCCTTCGCCCATCCGCCAAAAATTCATATTAACCAACCTGTTAAGAAATGA
- a CDS encoding ThuA domain-containing protein: protein MKRFLSLLLVISINIQGFHSDAQTVNWKKVKILVYTKNGKGYVHDNIPYAAAALQRLGIRYGFKVDTSADPAVMNERNLQQYTLLVFPSTNNDVFDTDEQRVAFRRYMEAGGGFVGLHSVTGTERNWRWFKMMLGGTFSWHAHFQRFTVRIIDPRHPSMQGLAPIWQKEDECYFEKELYPGPKVLMVHDLRTIDTTNAREKQVFLKNKGYYGDFYPAVWEQQFDGGHIWITTLGHDKKDYKDPVYLKHLIGGIRFIASRVKIIDFKKAYATHRDDAIRY, encoded by the coding sequence ATGAAAAGATTTTTATCCCTGTTACTTGTTATCAGCATCAATATTCAAGGCTTCCATTCCGATGCACAGACTGTAAACTGGAAAAAAGTAAAAATACTGGTATATACCAAAAACGGCAAAGGATATGTACATGACAATATACCTTATGCAGCGGCAGCCCTGCAGCGCCTGGGCATCCGATATGGGTTTAAGGTTGATACCAGTGCTGATCCTGCTGTGATGAACGAAAGAAATCTGCAGCAATATACCCTGCTGGTATTTCCCAGCACCAATAATGATGTATTTGATACCGATGAACAGCGGGTGGCTTTCAGAAGATATATGGAAGCCGGTGGCGGATTTGTTGGCTTACATTCCGTAACCGGAACAGAACGTAACTGGCGCTGGTTTAAAATGATGCTGGGCGGCACTTTCTCCTGGCATGCACATTTCCAGAGATTTACGGTTCGTATCATAGATCCCCGGCATCCATCCATGCAGGGCCTGGCGCCCATTTGGCAAAAAGAGGATGAATGCTATTTTGAAAAAGAACTGTATCCCGGTCCTAAGGTGCTAATGGTTCACGATCTGCGCACCATTGACACTACTAACGCCCGGGAAAAACAGGTATTCCTGAAAAACAAGGGCTATTACGGCGATTTTTACCCGGCCGTATGGGAACAGCAGTTTGATGGAGGGCATATATGGATCACTACGCTTGGACATGATAAAAAGGATTATAAAGACCCGGTATATTTAAAGCATCTCATAGGCGGTATCCGTTTTATTGCCAGCCGGGTTAAGATCATTGACTTTAAAAAAGCCTATGCCACGCACCGGGACGATGCGATAAGGTATTGA
- the pncA gene encoding bifunctional nicotinamidase/pyrazinamidase — protein sequence MKCLIIVDMQYDFLPGGALAVGRGDALIPIINRLQKDYELVVATQDWHPADHKSFASQHPGKKVFEITELNGQEQTLWPDHCVQGTHGAEIHKEIDQHQVEAVFRKGMNPEIDSYSGFYDNGHLKATGLDGYLKDRGISEVHVCGLAADFCVYFTATDALELGMQAVILERAVLPIDAGNYDQLKKVFIKKGGVLL from the coding sequence ATGAAATGCCTGATCATTGTAGATATGCAGTATGATTTTTTGCCGGGTGGCGCACTGGCCGTTGGCCGTGGTGATGCACTGATCCCGATAATTAACCGGTTGCAGAAAGATTATGAACTGGTGGTGGCCACACAAGACTGGCATCCGGCGGATCATAAAAGCTTTGCCTCCCAACACCCGGGCAAAAAGGTATTTGAAATAACAGAGCTGAACGGTCAGGAGCAGACATTGTGGCCGGATCATTGTGTGCAGGGTACTCATGGAGCAGAGATCCATAAAGAGATCGACCAGCACCAGGTAGAGGCCGTTTTCCGGAAAGGGATGAACCCGGAAATTGACAGCTACAGCGGGTTTTATGATAACGGGCACCTAAAGGCAACGGGCCTGGACGGGTATTTAAAAGACAGGGGCATCAGTGAAGTGCATGTTTGCGGCCTGGCGGCTGATTTTTGCGTTTATTTTACGGCAACAGATGCCCTGGAGCTGGGCATGCAGGCTGTGATCCTTGAAAGGGCGGTATTGCCTATTGACGCCGGAAATTATGATCAGTTAAAGAAAGTATTTATTAAAAAAGGAGGTGTGTTGCTTTAA
- the eno gene encoding phosphopyruvate hydratase — protein MSYISEVFARQILDSRGNPTIEVDVLTDEGALGRAAVPSGASTGIHEAVELRDGDKKKYLGKGTLKAVKNVNNTIAPALLGYDVADQTGIDQLMIELDGTPNKGKLGANAILAVSMAAAKAAAEEAGLPLYRYVGGTNAKTLPIPMMNILNGGAHADNKIDFQEFMVMPVGASTFSEGLRWGVEIFHALKSVLKKKGFSTNVGDEGGFAPNIQSNEEAIETVLAAIDAAGYKAGSQIVIAMDAANSELWDAKKKKYVFHKSSGKALSSDELVKYWESWVKQYPIASIEDGMAEDDWKGWAALTEALGSKCQLVGDDLFVTNVERLQQGVDKHIANGLLVKVNQIGTITETINAVTLAQHNGYNTIMSHRSGETEDTTIADLAVALNCGQIKTGSASRTDRIAKYNQLIRIEEQLGESAVYPKGRIKFGKK, from the coding sequence ATGAGTTACATTTCAGAGGTATTCGCAAGACAAATTTTAGATAGCCGCGGCAACCCTACTATTGAGGTAGATGTTCTAACAGATGAAGGCGCTTTGGGCCGCGCTGCTGTTCCAAGCGGTGCCAGTACCGGTATTCATGAAGCAGTTGAATTAAGGGATGGCGACAAGAAAAAATATTTAGGCAAAGGAACCCTTAAAGCAGTAAAAAATGTAAATAACACCATCGCGCCGGCATTATTAGGGTATGATGTGGCGGATCAAACTGGGATCGACCAGCTGATGATCGAACTGGATGGCACTCCCAACAAAGGAAAACTGGGCGCCAACGCTATATTAGCCGTAAGTATGGCTGCTGCCAAGGCCGCCGCTGAAGAAGCAGGATTACCCTTATACCGTTATGTAGGCGGTACCAATGCCAAAACATTGCCCATCCCTATGATGAACATTTTAAATGGCGGAGCACATGCTGATAATAAGATCGATTTCCAGGAATTTATGGTCATGCCTGTTGGGGCTTCTACGTTTAGCGAAGGCCTTCGCTGGGGCGTGGAGATCTTCCATGCATTAAAATCCGTTTTAAAGAAAAAAGGCTTCAGCACCAACGTGGGCGATGAAGGCGGATTTGCGCCTAATATCCAAAGCAATGAAGAAGCGATCGAAACTGTATTGGCAGCTATTGATGCAGCAGGTTACAAAGCCGGCTCCCAGATCGTTATTGCGATGGACGCGGCCAACAGTGAGCTTTGGGATGCCAAAAAGAAAAAATATGTATTCCACAAAAGCAGCGGTAAAGCGCTTAGCAGCGATGAACTGGTAAAATACTGGGAAAGCTGGGTAAAACAATACCCCATTGCAAGCATCGAAGACGGTATGGCAGAAGACGACTGGAAAGGCTGGGCAGCTCTTACAGAAGCCCTGGGCAGCAAATGCCAGCTGGTGGGCGATGATCTTTTTGTAACCAATGTAGAGCGTTTGCAGCAGGGTGTTGATAAACACATTGCCAACGGGTTACTGGTAAAAGTAAACCAGATTGGTACCATTACGGAAACCATCAACGCAGTTACCCTGGCACAGCACAATGGTTATAATACCATTATGAGCCACCGGAGCGGTGAAACAGAGGATACGACTATTGCGGACCTGGCGGTAGCATTAAACTGCGGGCAAATTAAAACGGGTTCCGCAAGCCGTACCGACCGCATTGCAAAATACAACCAGTTGATCCGTATTGAAGAACAACTGGGTGAAAGCGCGGTTTATCCGAAAGGAAGGATTAAATTTGGTAAAAAATAA
- a CDS encoding FtsB family cell division protein: MEEFVDFVPEKEPVQETLPKRPRKALSKISRFLTNKFFLATVAFLMIMLFLDKNDLFTIMERRKELNDLELSRDHYSKELQDLHKIKNDLETDPATIEKLAREKYLMKRDNEDIFLTEDNNTKLKQAE, translated from the coding sequence ATGGAAGAATTTGTTGACTTTGTCCCGGAAAAAGAACCTGTACAGGAAACCCTTCCCAAAAGGCCGCGGAAAGCGTTAAGTAAAATATCAAGGTTTTTAACCAATAAATTCTTTTTGGCAACCGTAGCCTTTTTAATGATCATGCTGTTCCTGGATAAGAATGACCTGTTCACCATCATGGAGCGCCGCAAGGAGCTGAATGACCTGGAATTGAGCAGGGACCATTACAGCAAAGAACTGCAGGATCTGCACAAGATCAAGAATGACCTGGAAACGGACCCGGCCACCATTGAAAAGCTGGCCCGGGAAAAGTACCTGATGAAGCGCGACAATGAAGATATCTTCCTCACAGAAGACAATAATACCAAATTAAAACAGGCAGAATAA
- a CDS encoding phosphatase PAP2 family protein, whose product MCRAQTDSSYLQKDALQSNADTVTVFSAAPGSPADRTLATDSPPGQDSLIQYHLNGTFFKSIFSDAAYVVSRPAHWQEKDFRNLGIVLGTTGAFMLADKEIKKIVQSNQHGFTGRVASIVEPFGNRYSPYIMAGMFVMGAAIQNQELKNAALLTFKSYAISTSLYLLSKTIGRRNRPAYTDNNFDFNAPFSSDPQHTSFPSGHTLTVTTLATAVSEAFGKEHPWVPWAAYGIAGLTGVSRIYHNRHWSSDVWIGAALGYFVTRSVFKNNRVKKRGFEVVWR is encoded by the coding sequence TTGTGCCGGGCACAAACGGACAGCAGCTACCTGCAAAAAGATGCTTTACAAAGCAATGCCGATACTGTAACGGTATTTTCTGCTGCTCCCGGTTCACCGGCTGACAGGACGTTGGCAACAGATTCCCCGCCCGGACAAGACAGCCTGATCCAGTATCATTTAAACGGCACTTTTTTCAAAAGCATTTTTTCTGACGCGGCCTATGTGGTGAGCCGGCCTGCACACTGGCAGGAAAAGGATTTTCGTAATCTGGGCATTGTACTGGGCACAACCGGCGCATTTATGCTGGCGGATAAGGAGATAAAAAAAATAGTTCAAAGTAACCAGCATGGCTTTACAGGCAGGGTAGCCAGTATTGTGGAGCCCTTTGGGAACCGCTATTCTCCTTATATAATGGCGGGTATGTTTGTAATGGGGGCTGCTATCCAAAACCAGGAATTAAAAAATGCAGCGTTGCTCACCTTTAAATCCTATGCCATATCTACTTCTCTGTATTTGCTGTCCAAAACAATAGGCCGGAGGAACCGCCCTGCTTATACTGATAATAATTTTGATTTTAACGCACCTTTTTCCAGTGACCCGCAGCATACTTCCTTTCCCTCCGGACATACACTAACCGTTACAACGCTTGCTACTGCGGTATCTGAAGCTTTTGGAAAAGAGCATCCCTGGGTGCCCTGGGCCGCTTATGGTATTGCGGGGCTGACAGGGGTCAGCCGTATTTATCACAACCGTCATTGGAGCAGTGATGTATGGATAGGCGCTGCGCTTGGTTACTTTGTAACCCGGTCTGTTTTTAAAAATAACCGGGTAAAGAAAAGAGGGTTTGAAGTAGTGTGGCGCTGA
- a CDS encoding 3-hydroxyacyl-CoA dehydrogenase/enoyl-CoA hydratase family protein, whose amino-acid sequence MKRVIKRVAVLGSGVMGSRIACHFAGAGIPVLLLDIASPVPAGGEGQPYNKNKIVNDALVAAIKSNPSPVYTKAVVQKITTGNFDDDLKDISGCDWVIEAVVERLDIKQQLFEKAEQYRKPGTLITSNTSGIPIHLMAEGRGEDFKKHFCGTHFFNPPRYLRLLEIIPTPETDKEVIDFLLDFGDRMLGKTTVLCKDTPAFIANRIGVFSIMYLFSLMDQLGLGIDEIDALTGPVIGRPKSATFRTADVVGIDTLVKVANGVYENCPADEARQIFKIPEWLNQLVARKWLGDKTGQGFFKKIKNDKGVSEILVLNLKTFEYEPRQKPKFGSIDAAKLMEDLPSKLKMLMAGKDKAGEFYRQFHYGLFSYVSHRIPEISDELYRLDDAMKAGFGWEIGAFESWDAVSVAKTVEAMKAAGYSVADWVDEMLAAGNKTFYIVENGKRKAYDPASKSYKLLPGSDAFIILSNYGNKTVWKNNSCRVYDIGDDVLGLQWNTKMGTIGGDVLTGIQTAIEKAEKGFKGLVIANEGTNFSAGANVGMIFMLAIEQEYDELDMAVRLFQNTTLRARYASVPVVVAPHGLALGGGCELSLHADKVFAAAETYTGLVELGVGLIPGGGGTKEFALRASDEMQQGEPENIPLQNRFFTVATAKVATSALEAFNLGYYRKGTDEVVMNQDRRIAEAKRSVIELYDNGYIAPVPRTDIKVLGRSALGALLAGINGMQKGNYATDHDALVAKKLAYVMCGGDLSEPAIVSEQYLLDLERQNFLSLCGERKTLERLQSVIKTGKPVRN is encoded by the coding sequence ATGAAAAGGGTTATAAAGAGGGTTGCCGTTTTGGGAAGTGGTGTTATGGGGAGCCGGATTGCGTGTCATTTTGCAGGAGCAGGTATTCCGGTGCTGCTGCTGGACATAGCTTCTCCTGTGCCTGCCGGTGGGGAAGGGCAACCGTATAATAAAAATAAAATTGTAAATGACGCGTTGGTGGCTGCAATAAAAAGCAACCCGTCGCCAGTGTATACCAAAGCGGTGGTACAAAAAATCACCACCGGTAATTTCGATGATGACCTGAAGGATATTTCCGGTTGTGACTGGGTCATTGAAGCAGTAGTGGAGCGGCTGGATATCAAACAACAGCTCTTTGAAAAAGCAGAGCAATACCGGAAGCCCGGAACACTGATCACTTCTAATACATCGGGCATACCTATTCATCTGATGGCAGAAGGGCGGGGTGAGGATTTTAAGAAACATTTCTGCGGAACGCATTTTTTTAATCCGCCACGTTATTTGCGTCTGCTTGAAATTATACCCACACCGGAAACGGATAAAGAAGTGATCGATTTTCTGCTGGACTTTGGGGACCGGATGCTTGGCAAAACAACCGTGTTGTGCAAGGATACACCAGCCTTTATCGCTAACCGGATCGGGGTCTTTAGCATCATGTACCTGTTTTCCCTGATGGATCAGCTGGGGCTGGGCATTGATGAAATTGACGCATTAACCGGCCCGGTGATCGGAAGGCCTAAATCGGCCACTTTCCGTACTGCTGATGTGGTAGGCATCGATACCCTGGTAAAGGTAGCCAACGGTGTCTACGAAAACTGCCCGGCTGATGAGGCAAGGCAGATCTTTAAGATCCCGGAATGGCTGAACCAGTTGGTTGCCCGTAAATGGCTGGGAGATAAGACCGGCCAGGGATTTTTTAAGAAGATCAAAAATGATAAAGGCGTTTCAGAGATATTGGTGCTGAACCTGAAAACGTTTGAATATGAGCCACGGCAAAAACCAAAATTCGGCAGCATTGATGCCGCAAAGCTGATGGAAGACCTGCCTTCAAAATTAAAAATGCTGATGGCCGGCAAGGATAAGGCGGGAGAATTTTACAGGCAATTCCATTATGGCCTGTTCTCTTATGTCAGCCACCGTATTCCCGAGATCAGCGATGAGCTCTACCGCCTGGATGATGCCATGAAAGCCGGCTTCGGGTGGGAAATAGGCGCTTTTGAAAGCTGGGACGCGGTGAGCGTTGCCAAAACAGTGGAAGCAATGAAAGCGGCTGGTTATTCAGTAGCTGATTGGGTAGATGAAATGCTGGCAGCCGGTAACAAAACGTTTTACATTGTTGAAAACGGTAAACGGAAAGCTTATGACCCGGCAAGTAAAAGCTACAAACTACTGCCGGGCAGCGATGCTTTTATTATTTTAAGCAACTATGGCAACAAAACGGTTTGGAAAAACAACAGTTGCAGGGTATACGATATTGGCGACGATGTGCTGGGCCTGCAGTGGAATACCAAAATGGGCACTATTGGCGGAGATGTATTGACCGGTATACAAACGGCTATTGAAAAGGCTGAAAAAGGATTTAAGGGCCTGGTGATTGCGAACGAAGGCACCAACTTTTCTGCAGGCGCTAATGTGGGCATGATCTTTATGCTGGCCATAGAGCAGGAATATGATGAACTGGATATGGCCGTACGTTTGTTCCAGAACACTACTTTGCGGGCCCGGTATGCATCCGTACCGGTTGTGGTAGCACCGCATGGATTAGCGTTGGGGGGCGGCTGTGAATTGAGCCTGCATGCAGACAAGGTTTTTGCGGCGGCAGAAACCTATACCGGTCTGGTAGAGCTGGGAGTAGGGCTTATACCCGGCGGCGGCGGTACCAAAGAGTTCGCGTTGCGCGCTTCCGACGAAATGCAACAGGGTGAACCGGAAAACATCCCGTTGCAGAACCGTTTTTTTACTGTTGCAACAGCTAAGGTTGCTACGTCGGCCCTGGAAGCGTTTAACCTGGGGTATTACAGGAAGGGTACTGATGAGGTAGTGATGAACCAGGACCGGCGGATTGCTGAAGCCAAACGCAGCGTGATTGAATTATATGATAACGGGTATATAGCGCCTGTTCCAAGAACGGATATAAAAGTTTTGGGGCGCAGCGCGCTGGGCGCCTTGCTGGCAGGTATTAACGGAATGCAAAAAGGGAATTACGCAACGGATCATGATGCCCTGGTAGCTAAAAAACTGGCCTATGTAATGTGCGGGGGCGACCTGAGTGAGCCGGCCATTGTATCTGAGCAATACCTGCTGGACCTGGAGCGCCAGAATTTTCTTTCTCTTTGCGGGGAGCGGAAAACTTTGGAGCGTTTGCAAAGTGTGATCAAAACCGGGAAGCCGGTAAGGAATTAA